The proteins below are encoded in one region of Pseudoduganella armeniaca:
- the galK gene encoding galactokinase, which translates to MHPGARARAAFAAVFGTNPAVVVQAPGRVNLIGEHTDYNDGLVLPCAIDYRTVIAASERADRTVRIVAADYANAIDEFSLDAPIERLAEPMWANYVRGVIDVLVKRGLPMRGLDLAISGNVPQGAGLSSSASLSVAVGRVFATLPGFEGLSPIDIALIAQQAENDFVGCKCGNMDQIISACGVEGHALLIDCRSLATRPVPIPAGAAIMIFHSHVERGLVDSEYNTRRHQCEAVARHFGVRALRDVDLAMLEARGGELDPLALRRARHVVTENARVEAAGEALAAGDLARMGELMAASHVSMRDDFEITVPLIDQLVEIVGRVIGRSGGVRMTGGGFGGCVVALVPAEQVEAVRAAVAREYRGPAGQQATVYVCRAAAGAGVVTV; encoded by the coding sequence ATCCACCCTGGCGCGCGCGCCCGCGCCGCCTTCGCCGCCGTGTTCGGCACCAACCCGGCCGTGGTCGTGCAGGCGCCGGGCCGTGTCAACCTGATCGGCGAGCATACCGACTACAACGACGGCCTGGTGCTGCCGTGCGCGATCGACTACCGCACCGTGATCGCGGCCAGCGAACGGGCCGACCGCACGGTGCGCATCGTCGCGGCCGATTACGCCAACGCCATCGACGAATTCAGCCTGGACGCGCCGATCGAGCGCCTGGCCGAACCGATGTGGGCCAACTACGTGCGCGGCGTCATCGACGTGCTGGTCAAGCGCGGCCTGCCGATGCGCGGGCTGGACCTGGCGATCTCGGGCAACGTGCCGCAGGGCGCGGGCCTGTCGTCGTCGGCCTCGCTGTCGGTGGCGGTGGGGCGCGTGTTCGCCACCTTGCCGGGTTTCGAGGGCCTGAGCCCGATCGACATCGCGCTGATCGCGCAGCAAGCCGAGAACGACTTCGTCGGCTGCAAGTGCGGCAATATGGACCAGATCATCTCGGCCTGCGGCGTCGAGGGACATGCGCTGCTGATCGACTGCCGCTCGCTGGCAACGCGGCCGGTGCCGATTCCCGCGGGCGCCGCCATCATGATCTTCCACTCGCACGTGGAGCGCGGCCTGGTGGACAGCGAATACAACACGCGGCGCCACCAGTGCGAGGCGGTGGCGCGCCACTTCGGCGTGCGGGCCTTGCGCGACGTCGACCTGGCCATGCTGGAAGCGCGCGGCGGCGAGCTCGATCCGCTGGCCTTGCGCCGCGCCCGCCACGTGGTCACCGAGAACGCGCGTGTCGAGGCGGCCGGTGAGGCGCTGGCGGCGGGCGACCTGGCGCGCATGGGCGAGCTGATGGCCGCGTCGCACGTGTCGATGCGCGACGACTTCGAGATCACCGTGCCGTTGATCGACCAGCTGGTCGAGATCGTGGGCCGGGTGATCGGTCGCAGCGGCGGCGTGCGCATGACGGGCGGCGGCTTCGGCGGCTGCGTGGTGGCACTGGTGCCGGCGGAGCAGGTGGAGGCCGTCCGCGCCGCCGTGGCGCGCGAGTACCGCGGACCGGCAGGCCAGCAGGCCACCGTGTACGTCTGCCGCGCTGCCGCTGGTGCGGGCGTGGTCACGGTGTAA